The Nitrospira tepida genome includes a window with the following:
- a CDS encoding M23 family metallopeptidase, with amino-acid sequence MTRYAFLWVIPLFVIGSGPAAGEAGPDSDPVLSPRELALSLPLDCRLTETCWVANYVDVNPGAQAQDFHCQPRTYDGHDGVDFAIRDLDQMHRGVSVIAAVSGTVRAIRNDMEDVLLEHDAAGRSITGRECGNGVVMDHDGGWQTQYCHLRRDSVRVRVGERVARGSELGLVGISGKTTFPHLHLTVRHNGKIVDPFTGLGLGAGCRSQGRSLWAEPQSIPYEEVALYNLGLSDEPPRIADIRRGQARQPGLDRTAQRLVLWVDLFGVQKGDRVRLRITGPHDQSLLDYEQVIDRTRARQFLFAGRSRTAPEWVEGLYNGEVILRRTHPEKVFTTRATTSMFLK; translated from the coding sequence GTGACACGCTACGCATTCCTTTGGGTCATTCCGCTGTTCGTGATCGGATCCGGTCCTGCCGCGGGCGAGGCCGGGCCGGATTCCGATCCTGTTCTGTCTCCACGCGAGCTTGCTCTCTCCCTGCCACTGGATTGTCGGCTCACTGAAACCTGTTGGGTCGCCAATTATGTCGACGTGAATCCTGGCGCACAGGCGCAGGATTTCCACTGTCAACCTCGAACCTATGATGGGCATGACGGTGTTGATTTTGCGATTCGTGATCTCGATCAGATGCATCGAGGGGTTTCTGTGATCGCTGCGGTATCAGGCACGGTCCGCGCCATCCGCAATGACATGGAGGATGTCCTACTCGAACACGATGCTGCTGGTCGCTCGATCACTGGACGTGAATGTGGCAACGGGGTGGTGATGGATCACGATGGAGGATGGCAAACGCAGTATTGTCATTTGCGACGTGACAGCGTTCGGGTGCGCGTAGGAGAGAGAGTCGCTCGTGGAAGCGAGTTGGGCTTGGTTGGCATATCCGGCAAGACCACATTTCCGCACCTGCATTTGACTGTTCGGCACAACGGGAAGATTGTCGACCCCTTTACGGGTCTGGGCCTTGGCGCGGGATGCCGCTCACAGGGTCGTTCGCTGTGGGCCGAACCCCAGAGCATTCCGTATGAAGAGGTGGCCCTCTATAACCTTGGGCTTTCTGATGAACCTCCGCGCATTGCCGACATTCGTCGTGGTCAAGCTCGTCAGCCCGGCTTGGACCGTACGGCACAGAGACTCGTCTTGTGGGTGGATCTATTTGGAGTACAGAAGGGCGATCGAGTCAGATTGCGTATCACGGGTCCCCATGATCAATCCCTGCTTGATTATGAACAGGTTATTGATCGAACGCGGGCTCGCCAATTTCTCTTCGCTGGCAGATCTCGTACGGCACCAGAATGGGTCGAGGGACTGTACAACGGAGAGGTCATTCTCCGCCGAACTCACCCGGAGAAGGTCTTCACAACCAGAGCCACGACTTCCATGTTTCTCAAATAA
- a CDS encoding sugar O-acetyltransferase: MGIKTEKAKMLAGELYRSADPELAADIRRAQRLLAQYNATLEEETDKRAALLGDLLGSCGDGAVIKPVFACDYGYNIRLGRNAFINYHCVFLDCAPIEVGDNLQMGPAVQLYTAEHPLEAERRRSGLEYARPIRIGDDVWIGGGAIILAGVTIGDGSVVGAGSVVVRDVPPGRVVVGNPARVVRTLDGGGDHDA; this comes from the coding sequence ATGGGCATCAAGACGGAAAAGGCGAAGATGCTGGCCGGTGAGCTCTATCGCTCCGCCGATCCCGAACTCGCCGCGGACATCCGGCGGGCGCAGCGGCTGTTGGCGCAGTACAACGCGACGTTGGAGGAGGAGACGGACAAGCGGGCGGCGCTCTTGGGTGACCTCTTGGGCTCATGCGGCGACGGCGCCGTGATCAAACCGGTCTTTGCCTGCGACTATGGCTATAACATCCGGCTCGGACGGAATGCCTTCATCAACTATCACTGTGTCTTCCTCGACTGCGCGCCCATCGAGGTCGGGGATAATCTGCAGATGGGACCGGCCGTGCAACTGTACACCGCCGAGCATCCGCTTGAGGCGGAGAGGCGGCGATCTGGTCTCGAATATGCTCGTCCGATCCGCATCGGCGATGATGTCTGGATCGGAGGCGGCGCGATCATCCTTGCAGGGGTGACGATCGGCGACGGGAGCGTGGTCGGCGCGGGCAGCGTCGTGGTTCGCGATGTCCCGCCGGGCCGCGTCGTCGTCGGCAATCCGGCCCGCGTGGTTCGCACCCTTGATGGCGGCGGGGATCATGACGCGTAG
- a CDS encoding NAD(P)-dependent oxidoreductase: MKIAVIGATGFVGSAIVKEALDRGHEVTAIVRHPEKLQPHPKLHPQKGDVYNEDELARLVTGQEAVISAFNPGWGNPDIYHLQVKGAQAIIDGVKKAGIMRLLFVGGAGSLEVKPGVQALDLPGFPAEYKQGALATREALNLLRKESGLEWSFLSPSADLAPGQRTGKFRLGTDQMLKDAEGQSRISVEDYAAAMLDEVERPAHIRQRFTVGY; this comes from the coding sequence ATGAAGATCGCAGTGATCGGCGCCACGGGGTTCGTCGGGTCAGCCATCGTGAAGGAAGCCTTGGATCGGGGCCATGAAGTCACGGCCATCGTGCGGCATCCGGAGAAGTTACAACCCCACCCGAAACTCCACCCGCAGAAGGGGGACGTCTACAACGAGGACGAGCTGGCTCGGCTGGTCACGGGGCAGGAGGCCGTCATCAGCGCGTTCAACCCCGGATGGGGCAACCCCGACATCTATCACCTTCAGGTCAAGGGTGCGCAGGCCATTATCGATGGCGTGAAGAAGGCCGGCATCATGCGATTGCTGTTCGTCGGCGGGGCCGGGAGCTTGGAGGTCAAGCCTGGCGTCCAAGCGCTGGACCTGCCGGGATTCCCAGCCGAATATAAGCAGGGCGCGCTGGCGACACGCGAGGCCCTGAATTTGCTGCGGAAGGAGTCGGGATTGGAATGGTCTTTCCTCTCCCCTTCAGCCGACCTGGCCCCGGGCCAACGGACGGGAAAGTTCCGGCTCGGCACGGATCAGATGTTGAAGGATGCGGAGGGACAGAGCCGGATCTCGGTCGAAGACTATGCGGCGGCGATGCTCGACGAAGTTGAGCGCCCGGCCCACATCCGGCAGCGGTTTACGGTGGGGTATTGA